A single region of the Bacillus cereus genome encodes:
- the sdhA gene encoding succinate dehydrogenase flavoprotein subunit, producing MKGKLIVVGGGLAGLMATIKAAEAGVNVELFSLVPVKRSHSVCAQGGINGAVNTKGEGDSPWIHFDDTIYGGDFLANQPPVKAMCEAAPGIIHLMDRMGVMFNRTEEGLLDFRRFGGTQHHRTAFAGATTGQQLLYALDEQVRRHEVAGLVTKYEGWDFLRAVVDDEGVCRGIVAQDLQTMEIKSFQADAVIMATGGPGIIFGKSTNSIINTGTAASAVYQQGAYYANGEFIQIHPTAIPGDDKLRLMSESARGEGGRVWTYKDGKPWYFLEEKYPAYGNLVPRDIATREIFDVCVEQKLGINGENMVYLDLSHKDPKELDIKLGGIIEIYEKFTGDDPRKLPMKIFPAVHYSMGGLWVDYKQMTSIPGLFAAGECDYSMHGGNRLGANSLLSAIYGGMVAGPNAIEYMKGLSKSSDAVSSTVYEQNELIETEKFNNILTLDGNENAYVLHKELGEWMTDNVTVVRENKKLLETDAKIEELMARYKRININDTARWSNQGASFTRQLANMFELARVITIGAYNRNESRGAHYKPEFPNRDDANFLKTTMAKFEGEGNAPAFHYEEVDVSLIKPRKRDYSSKHDVAAKGEEKGDKQHV from the coding sequence ATGAAAGGGAAACTTATAGTAGTCGGCGGTGGCTTGGCCGGCTTAATGGCAACGATTAAAGCGGCAGAAGCAGGAGTAAATGTTGAACTATTTTCTTTAGTACCAGTAAAACGTTCACATTCTGTATGTGCCCAAGGTGGAATTAACGGTGCCGTAAATACAAAAGGTGAAGGGGATTCTCCATGGATCCACTTTGACGATACAATTTATGGTGGGGACTTCTTAGCGAACCAACCGCCAGTTAAAGCAATGTGTGAAGCAGCACCAGGTATTATTCATTTAATGGACCGCATGGGTGTTATGTTCAACCGTACGGAAGAAGGACTTCTTGATTTCCGTCGCTTTGGTGGAACACAACATCACCGTACAGCATTTGCTGGCGCAACAACTGGTCAACAATTACTATATGCATTAGATGAGCAAGTACGCCGTCATGAAGTAGCAGGACTTGTAACGAAATACGAAGGTTGGGATTTCTTACGAGCTGTTGTTGATGATGAAGGTGTGTGCCGAGGAATCGTCGCACAAGACTTACAGACTATGGAGATTAAAAGTTTCCAAGCTGATGCCGTGATTATGGCAACAGGGGGCCCTGGTATCATCTTTGGAAAATCAACTAACTCTATTATCAATACAGGTACAGCAGCATCTGCTGTATATCAACAAGGTGCATATTATGCGAACGGTGAGTTCATTCAAATCCATCCAACGGCAATTCCTGGAGACGATAAGTTACGTCTTATGAGTGAATCTGCACGTGGTGAAGGTGGGCGTGTTTGGACATATAAAGATGGTAAGCCATGGTACTTCTTAGAAGAAAAATATCCTGCTTACGGAAACCTTGTACCTCGTGATATTGCAACGCGTGAAATCTTTGATGTTTGCGTAGAGCAAAAACTAGGTATTAACGGTGAAAACATGGTATATCTAGATCTTTCTCATAAAGATCCGAAAGAACTAGATATTAAACTTGGTGGAATTATTGAAATCTATGAGAAGTTTACAGGTGATGATCCTCGTAAACTACCAATGAAAATCTTCCCAGCGGTTCACTATTCAATGGGCGGACTATGGGTTGATTACAAGCAGATGACAAGTATTCCAGGTTTATTTGCAGCAGGTGAGTGTGATTATTCTATGCACGGTGGTAACCGTCTAGGTGCGAACTCACTATTATCAGCAATTTACGGTGGTATGGTAGCAGGACCAAACGCAATTGAGTATATGAAAGGTCTTTCTAAATCATCTGATGCTGTTTCATCTACTGTATATGAGCAAAATGAATTAATCGAAACAGAGAAATTTAACAATATTTTAACGCTTGATGGTAATGAAAATGCATATGTTCTTCATAAAGAGCTTGGAGAATGGATGACAGATAACGTTACAGTAGTTCGTGAAAATAAAAAATTACTAGAAACAGATGCGAAAATTGAAGAGTTAATGGCTCGTTACAAACGTATTAACATTAACGATACTGCAAGATGGAGCAACCAAGGTGCTTCGTTTACACGCCAACTTGCAAATATGTTTGAGTTAGCACGTGTTATTACAATTGGGGCATATAACCGTAATGAAAGCCGCGGAGCTCATTACAAACCAGAATTCCCAAATCGTGATGATGCAAACTTCTTAAAAACTACGATGGCGAAATTTGAAGGAGAAGGAAATGCACCAGCATTCCATTACGAAGAAGTGGATGTTTCATTAATTAAACCACGTAAACGTGACTATTCTTCAAAACACGATGTAGCTGCTAAGGGTGAAGAGAAGGGGGATAAGCAACATGTCTGA
- the sdhC gene encoding succinate dehydrogenase cytochrome B558, translating into MKGREYTFRKWHSLMGVIPVGVFLTQHLIVNNFATRGAEAFNKAAGFMELLPFRYALEIFIIFLPILYHAIYGLYIAFTAKNNAVSYGYFRNWMFVFQRISGIVTLIFISWHVWETRIQAMLGKEVNYDMMADILNNPFMFGFYLVGVVSTIFHFANGLWTFCISWGITVSPRSQRISTYVTLAIFLGLSYVGVSALLAFIDPQLANQ; encoded by the coding sequence ATGAAAGGCCGCGAGTATACGTTTCGTAAGTGGCACTCATTAATGGGGGTCATCCCGGTTGGTGTCTTTTTGACGCAACATCTAATTGTAAACAACTTTGCAACAAGAGGAGCAGAGGCTTTTAACAAAGCTGCAGGCTTTATGGAGCTCCTTCCATTCCGGTATGCGCTAGAAATTTTCATCATCTTTTTACCTATACTGTACCATGCTATATATGGCTTATATATTGCATTTACAGCTAAGAACAATGCGGTATCTTACGGTTATTTCCGTAACTGGATGTTCGTCTTCCAACGAATTTCAGGTATCGTTACGCTGATCTTCATTTCTTGGCACGTCTGGGAAACTCGTATTCAAGCAATGTTAGGTAAAGAGGTAAACTATGATATGATGGCAGATATTTTAAACAACCCATTTATGTTTGGTTTCTATTTAGTTGGTGTTGTTTCAACGATTTTCCACTTTGCAAATGGACTATGGACATTCTGCATAAGCTGGGGAATTACAGTATCTCCACGTTCACAAAGAATCTCTACTTATGTAACATTAGCTATTTTCTTAGGTCTATCTTATGTAGGTGTGAGTGCATTATTAGCGTTCATCGATCCACAGCTAGCAAACCAGTAA
- a CDS encoding YslB family protein, which translates to MSKNTIDTTSLEDVSLNAFAYELLREELLPDLIGNDLDGILYWSGRNLARKYPLETIEEVIQFFEKAGWGTLSIIEHKRREMQFQLKGTLIAERQKQNRHSSYQLEAGFIAEQIQKQRNVVAESYEEKKKRSDSITFLVKWDIKDLIEV; encoded by the coding sequence GTGAGTAAAAATACAATCGATACAACATCTTTAGAAGATGTTTCATTGAACGCCTTCGCTTATGAATTGCTACGTGAAGAATTACTACCTGATTTAATCGGTAACGATTTAGATGGTATTTTATACTGGTCTGGTAGAAACCTTGCAAGAAAATATCCGCTAGAAACAATTGAAGAAGTCATTCAGTTCTTTGAAAAAGCTGGCTGGGGCACTTTAAGCATTATTGAACATAAGCGTCGTGAAATGCAGTTCCAACTTAAAGGCACACTCATCGCTGAACGTCAAAAACAAAACAGACATTCTTCTTATCAATTAGAAGCTGGATTCATCGCTGAACAAATTCAAAAGCAACGAAACGTCGTTGCAGAGTCCTATGAAGAAAAGAAAAAGCGTTCAGACTCTATTACATTTCTTGTGAAATGGGATATAAAAGATCTCATTGAAGTGTAA
- the uvrC gene encoding excinuclease ABC subunit C yields MHEHLKEKLAILPDQPGCYLMKDKQGTVIYVGKAKVLKNRVRSYFTGSHDGKTLRLVGEIVDFEYIVTSSNLEALILELNLIKKYDPKYNIQLKDDKTYPFIKITAEKQPRLLITRNVKKDKGKYFGPYPNAQSAHETKKLLDRMYPLRKCSNMPDKVCLYYHMGQCLAPCVKEVTEEQNKEIVDEIIKFLNGGHKEVRSELETKMYEASEKLEFERAKELRDQIAHIDAIMEKQKMIMSDLVDRDVFGYAVDKGWMCVQVFFVRKGKLIERDVSMFPIYDEPEEGFLTFIGQFYENSSHFKPKEIVVPGSIDSELVERFLEVEATQPKRGKKKDLVELANKNAKIALEEKFYLIERDEERTVKAIDNLGKQLGIETPYRIEAFDNSNIQGINPVSAMIAFIDGKPAKKEYRKYKIKTVQGPDDYESMREVVRRRYTRALKENLPLPDLIIIDGGKGHLAATSDVLENELGLYIPMAGLVKDDKHKTSHLIIGDPPEPVMLERNSQEFYLLQRIQDEVHRFAITFHRQLHGKSVIQSALDDIPGIGDKRKKVLLKHFGSLKKMKEASVTEFVEAGMPKNVAETIYTYLTDKKTL; encoded by the coding sequence GTGCACGAACATTTGAAAGAGAAGTTGGCTATTTTACCAGATCAACCTGGTTGTTATTTAATGAAAGATAAGCAAGGAACGGTTATATATGTCGGTAAGGCAAAAGTACTAAAAAATCGTGTGCGCTCGTACTTTACTGGTTCGCATGATGGGAAAACACTTCGGCTTGTAGGAGAAATTGTTGACTTTGAATATATCGTAACCTCCTCAAATTTGGAGGCTCTTATTTTAGAGTTAAATTTAATTAAAAAATATGATCCAAAATATAATATTCAATTAAAAGATGATAAAACATATCCTTTCATTAAAATTACAGCTGAAAAACAGCCGCGCTTACTCATTACGCGAAATGTAAAAAAGGATAAAGGAAAGTATTTTGGTCCTTATCCAAATGCGCAATCAGCTCATGAAACAAAGAAATTATTAGATCGTATGTATCCGCTTCGTAAATGCTCAAATATGCCAGATAAAGTTTGCTTGTATTATCATATGGGCCAATGTTTAGCGCCTTGTGTGAAAGAAGTAACGGAAGAGCAAAATAAAGAAATTGTAGATGAAATTATTAAGTTTTTAAATGGTGGACATAAAGAAGTTCGATCAGAATTAGAAACAAAGATGTATGAGGCTTCAGAGAAACTAGAATTTGAACGGGCGAAAGAGTTGCGCGATCAAATTGCTCATATTGATGCAATTATGGAAAAACAAAAAATGATTATGAGTGACTTAGTGGATCGTGACGTGTTTGGATATGCGGTTGATAAAGGATGGATGTGTGTTCAAGTTTTCTTTGTTAGAAAAGGAAAGTTAATTGAGCGTGATGTTTCTATGTTTCCAATCTATGATGAACCAGAAGAGGGATTTTTAACGTTTATCGGTCAATTTTATGAAAACAGTAGTCACTTTAAACCGAAGGAAATTGTCGTTCCAGGAAGTATAGATTCAGAATTAGTAGAACGCTTTTTAGAAGTTGAAGCGACACAGCCGAAACGTGGTAAGAAAAAAGACCTTGTAGAATTAGCAAATAAAAACGCAAAAATTGCACTAGAAGAGAAATTTTACTTAATTGAACGTGATGAAGAGCGGACGGTTAAAGCCATTGATAATTTAGGGAAGCAGCTTGGTATTGAAACCCCATATCGTATTGAAGCGTTTGATAACTCGAATATTCAAGGGATAAATCCCGTGTCCGCAATGATTGCTTTTATCGATGGGAAACCAGCAAAGAAAGAATATCGGAAATATAAAATTAAAACAGTTCAAGGTCCTGATGATTACGAATCTATGAGGGAAGTTGTAAGACGCCGTTATACGAGGGCGCTTAAAGAGAATTTACCTTTACCAGATTTAATCATTATTGATGGTGGAAAAGGCCATCTGGCCGCTACAAGTGATGTTCTGGAGAATGAACTAGGATTATATATTCCAATGGCAGGGCTTGTAAAAGATGACAAACATAAAACATCACATTTAATTATTGGAGATCCGCCTGAACCTGTGATGCTTGAGAGGAATAGCCAAGAATTTTATTTATTGCAACGCATTCAAGATGAAGTGCATAGATTTGCAATTACATTCCATCGCCAGTTGCATGGGAAATCGGTCATTCAATCAGCGTTGGATGATATTCCAGGAATCGGTGATAAACGGAAAAAGGTATTGTTAAAACATTTTGGCTCATTAAAAAAGATGAAAGAAGCTTCTGTAACAGAATTTGTCGAAGCAGGTATGCCGAAAAATGTCGCAGAGACGATTTATACGTATTTAACAGATAAGAAGACGTTGTAG
- the trxA gene encoding thioredoxin, with the protein MAIVNANDQSFAAETGEGVVLLDFWAPWCGPCKMIAPVLEEIDAELGEKVKVVKVDVDENQETARQFEVMSIPALFVLKDGKVVDQTLGYKPKEALVELVSKHF; encoded by the coding sequence ATGGCAATTGTAAATGCAAACGACCAAAGCTTCGCAGCTGAAACTGGCGAAGGTGTTGTATTATTAGATTTCTGGGCACCTTGGTGTGGACCTTGTAAAATGATCGCTCCTGTATTAGAAGAAATCGATGCAGAGTTAGGCGAGAAAGTAAAAGTAGTAAAAGTAGACGTTGATGAGAACCAAGAAACTGCTCGTCAATTCGAAGTAATGAGTATTCCAGCTCTTTTCGTATTAAAAGACGGTAAAGTAGTTGATCAAACGTTAGGTTATAAACCGAAAGAAGCGTTAGTAGAATTAGTTTCTAAACACTTCTAA
- the etfA gene encoding electron transfer flavoprotein subunit alpha, with protein MARKVLVMGEVRDGSLRNVSFEAVAAAKTIAEGGEVVGLLVGDSVASFANELIHYGADRVVTVENDKLKSYTSDGYAQAFLAVYAEENPEGIVFGHTALGKDLSPKLAAKLEAGLVSDVTALEVEGGNVIFTRPIYSGKAFEKKIVTDGILFATVRPNNITTLEKDESRIGDVSSITVDVKDLRTIIQDVVRKTAEGVDLSEAKVIIAGGRGVKSEEGFKPLKELADVLGGAVGASRGACDAEYCDYSLQIGQTGKVVTPDLYIACGISGAIQHLAGMSNSKIIVAINKDPEASIFKVADYGIVGDLFEVVPLLTEEFKKLKVHS; from the coding sequence ATGGCTCGTAAAGTATTAGTAATGGGTGAAGTTCGTGATGGATCGCTACGTAACGTTTCATTTGAAGCGGTAGCAGCAGCAAAAACAATTGCAGAAGGCGGTGAAGTGGTAGGTCTTCTAGTTGGAGACAGCGTTGCCTCTTTTGCAAATGAATTGATTCATTACGGTGCAGATCGCGTTGTGACAGTTGAAAATGATAAGTTAAAATCATATACGTCTGATGGTTATGCGCAAGCGTTTTTAGCTGTATATGCTGAAGAAAATCCAGAAGGTATTGTATTTGGACATACAGCACTTGGTAAAGATTTATCACCAAAATTAGCAGCGAAGCTTGAAGCTGGTTTAGTTTCTGACGTAACTGCTTTAGAAGTTGAAGGTGGAAATGTTATCTTCACTCGTCCAATTTACTCTGGTAAAGCGTTCGAGAAGAAGATTGTAACAGATGGTATCTTATTTGCGACAGTGCGTCCAAATAACATTACAACGCTTGAAAAAGATGAATCTCGCATCGGTGATGTATCTTCTATTACAGTTGATGTAAAAGATTTACGTACAATCATTCAAGATGTCGTCCGTAAAACTGCAGAAGGTGTAGATCTTTCTGAAGCGAAAGTTATTATCGCAGGTGGACGCGGTGTGAAGAGTGAAGAAGGATTTAAACCATTAAAAGAGTTAGCTGACGTGCTAGGCGGCGCTGTTGGGGCATCTCGTGGTGCTTGTGACGCTGAGTATTGTGATTACTCATTACAAATTGGTCAAACTGGTAAAGTTGTTACGCCAGACCTATACATTGCGTGCGGTATCTCTGGTGCGATTCAGCATTTAGCTGGTATGTCTAACTCGAAAATAATTGTTGCGATTAATAAAGATCCAGAAGCAAGTATCTTCAAAGTAGCTGACTATGGTATTGTTGGTGACCTATTTGAAGTTGTACCTCTTTTAACAGAAGAATTTAAAAAGTTAAAAGTACATTCATGA
- the etfB gene encoding electron transfer flavoprotein subunit beta — MNIYVLMKRTFDTEEKIVIKNGAIYDGEAEFIINPYDEYAIEEAIQVRDAQGGEVTVVTVGGEDSEKELRTALAMGCDKAVLINIEDDVENGDQFTTAKVLAEYLKDKDADLILGGNVAIDGASGQVGPRVAEALNIPYVTTITKLEIDGTNVKIERDVEGDTEVIETSLPVLVTAQQGLNEPRYPSLPGIMKAKKKPLEEVELDDLDLEEDDVEAKTKTIEIYLPPKKDAGKVLQGELQDQVKELVSLLHTEAKVI, encoded by the coding sequence ATGAACATCTACGTACTCATGAAACGAACATTTGATACAGAAGAAAAAATCGTAATTAAAAACGGTGCAATTTACGATGGCGAAGCGGAATTCATCATCAACCCTTACGACGAATATGCGATTGAAGAAGCAATTCAAGTAAGAGATGCACAAGGTGGAGAGGTTACTGTTGTAACAGTTGGTGGCGAGGATAGTGAGAAAGAACTTCGTACTGCGTTAGCGATGGGCTGCGATAAAGCGGTATTAATCAATATTGAAGATGATGTTGAAAATGGTGATCAGTTCACGACAGCAAAAGTACTTGCTGAGTATTTAAAAGATAAAGATGCAGATTTAATTTTAGGCGGAAACGTTGCGATTGACGGTGCATCTGGACAGGTTGGTCCACGCGTGGCTGAAGCGTTAAACATTCCATACGTAACGACAATTACAAAGCTTGAAATTGACGGTACAAATGTGAAGATTGAGCGTGATGTTGAAGGAGATACAGAAGTAATTGAAACATCATTACCAGTTTTAGTAACAGCGCAACAAGGTTTAAATGAACCGCGTTATCCATCACTTCCAGGTATTATGAAAGCGAAGAAAAAGCCACTAGAAGAAGTAGAATTAGATGATTTAGATTTAGAAGAAGATGATGTGGAAGCAAAAACAAAAACAATTGAAATCTATTTGCCTCCTAAGAAAGATGCAGGAAAAGTGTTACAAGGCGAGCTGCAAGATCAAGTAAAAGAACTTGTATCGTTGCTCCACACAGAAGCGAAAGTAATCTAA
- a CDS encoding enoyl-CoA hydratase: MLKFLSVKVEDHIAVATLNHAPANAMSSQVMHDVTELIDQVEKDDNIRVVVLHGEGRFFSAGADIKEFTSVTEAKQATELAQLGQVTFERVEKCSKPVIAAIHGAALGGGLEFAMSCHMRFVTESAKLGLPELTLGLIPGFAGTQRLPRYVGKAKACEMMLTSTPITGAEALQWGLVNGVFSEESILEDTLKIAKQIAGKSPATTRAVLELLQTTKSSHYYEGVQRESQIFGEVFTSEDGREGVAAFLEKRKPSFSGR, translated from the coding sequence ATGTTGAAATTCCTATCTGTAAAAGTTGAAGACCATATTGCGGTGGCGACGTTAAATCATGCGCCAGCTAATGCAATGTCTTCACAAGTTATGCATGACGTTACTGAATTAATCGATCAAGTGGAAAAGGATGATAACATTCGTGTTGTTGTTCTACATGGTGAAGGGCGTTTCTTCTCAGCAGGAGCAGATATTAAAGAATTTACATCTGTTACTGAAGCGAAGCAAGCAACAGAATTAGCACAGCTTGGACAAGTTACGTTTGAGCGTGTTGAAAAATGTTCAAAACCAGTTATTGCGGCAATTCATGGAGCGGCACTTGGCGGCGGCCTTGAGTTTGCTATGTCTTGCCACATGCGCTTTGTAACTGAAAGTGCAAAACTTGGTTTACCTGAATTAACACTTGGATTAATTCCTGGTTTTGCAGGTACACAGCGTTTACCGCGTTATGTTGGTAAAGCGAAAGCTTGTGAAATGATGTTAACAAGTACACCAATTACTGGTGCAGAAGCATTACAATGGGGGCTTGTTAACGGGGTATTTTCTGAAGAATCTATTTTAGAAGATACGCTTAAAATTGCAAAACAGATTGCTGGAAAAAGTCCAGCAACAACTCGTGCTGTGCTAGAGTTATTACAAACGACAAAATCGTCTCATTATTATGAAGGTGTACAGCGTGAATCACAGATTTTTGGTGAAGTGTTTACGAGTGAAGATGGAAGAGAAGGTGTAGCAGCGTTTTTAGAAAAACGTAAGCCTTCATTTAGTGGTAGGTAG
- a CDS encoding TetR/AcrR family transcriptional regulator, giving the protein MNDYSFSHLLEGDSKVKKNRPKYNQIIDAAVIVIAENGYHQAQVSKIAKQAGVADGTIYLYFKNKEDILISLFQEKMGEFVETIRQKTAGIESAVAKLFMLVETHFLLLSQNDPLAIVTQLELRQSNQDLRLKINEVLKGYLQVMDEILETGIKQGEFQADLNVRVARQMIFGTVDEVVTNWVMSDHKYDLVALSKTVHGLLSAACGYRQ; this is encoded by the coding sequence ATGAATGACTATTCATTCAGTCATCTTCTTGAAGGGGACAGTAAAGTGAAGAAAAATAGACCGAAATACAATCAAATTATTGATGCAGCAGTCATTGTGATTGCAGAGAATGGATACCATCAAGCGCAAGTTTCTAAAATTGCAAAGCAAGCTGGGGTAGCTGATGGCACGATTTATTTATATTTTAAAAATAAAGAAGATATATTAATATCCTTATTCCAAGAGAAGATGGGAGAATTTGTTGAAACAATTCGTCAAAAAACAGCAGGAATTGAAAGCGCTGTAGCGAAGTTATTCATGTTGGTAGAAACGCACTTCTTGCTGTTGTCGCAAAATGATCCTCTTGCTATAGTTACGCAATTAGAGCTAAGACAGTCCAATCAAGACTTGCGCCTTAAAATAAATGAAGTATTAAAAGGCTACTTACAAGTTATGGATGAGATTTTAGAAACAGGTATAAAGCAAGGTGAATTCCAGGCGGATTTAAATGTTCGCGTGGCAAGACAAATGATCTTTGGAACAGTGGATGAAGTTGTGACCAATTGGGTAATGAGCGATCATAAGTATGATCTGGTCGCACTTTCGAAAACGGTACATGGGCTACTTAGTGCAGCTTGTGGTTATCGTCAATAA
- a CDS encoding long-chain-fatty-acid--CoA ligase: MEKPWLKSYPEEIPSTISYDIQPLHGYVEQVASRYPEKKALHFLGKDITFSDFHDKVKRFANYLQKLGVEKGDRVAIMLPNCPQSVIGYYGTLLAGGIVVQTNPLYTERELEYQLYDSGAKVILCLDLVFPRVTNVQAATKIEHIIVTRIADFLPFPKNLLYPFVQKKQANLVVNVSESETIHLWKSVERESNVNVEVPCDPENDLALLQYTGGTTGFPKGVMLTHKNLVSNTLMGAHWLYNCKEGEEVILGVLPFFHVYGMTAVMNLSIMQGYKMVLIPKFDMKMVFEAIKKHKVTLFPGAPTIYIALLNSPLLKEYDISSIEACISGSAPLPVEVQEEFERVTGGKLVEGYGLTESSPVTHGNFLWEKRVPGSIGVPWPDTEANIMSLETGEALPPGEIGEIVVKGPQIMKGYWNKPEETAAVLQDGWLHTGDVGYMDEDGFFYVKDRKKDMIVASGFNVYPREVEEVLYEHEKVQEVVTIGIPDPYRGETVKAFVVLKEGMECSEEELNQFARKYLAAYKVPKVYEFRDELPKTTVGKILRRVLIDEEKRKNEDEQTG; this comes from the coding sequence GTGGAAAAACCATGGTTGAAAAGTTATCCAGAGGAAATTCCAAGTACGATTTCTTATGATATTCAGCCGCTTCATGGATATGTGGAACAGGTGGCTTCTCGTTATCCAGAAAAGAAAGCGCTTCACTTTTTAGGGAAGGATATTACATTTTCAGACTTCCACGATAAGGTAAAGAGGTTTGCAAATTATCTTCAAAAGCTAGGTGTGGAAAAGGGTGATCGAGTTGCTATTATGTTGCCGAACTGTCCGCAATCTGTAATTGGTTATTATGGTACATTACTTGCGGGAGGTATCGTAGTACAAACAAATCCACTATATACAGAAAGAGAGTTAGAATACCAGCTTTATGACTCGGGAGCAAAAGTAATTCTTTGTCTCGATTTAGTGTTTCCAAGAGTAACGAATGTTCAAGCTGCTACAAAAATTGAACATATTATCGTAACCCGTATTGCGGACTTTTTACCCTTCCCTAAAAATTTACTTTATCCATTTGTACAAAAAAAGCAGGCAAATCTTGTGGTGAATGTGTCGGAAAGTGAAACGATTCATCTATGGAAATCAGTAGAACGAGAAAGTAATGTTAATGTTGAAGTTCCTTGTGATCCTGAAAATGATCTAGCTCTTTTGCAGTATACAGGGGGGACAACGGGATTTCCAAAAGGGGTTATGTTGACGCATAAAAACCTTGTTTCGAACACTTTAATGGGAGCTCATTGGCTATATAATTGTAAAGAAGGAGAAGAAGTAATTCTTGGTGTTCTCCCGTTCTTTCATGTGTATGGGATGACAGCTGTAATGAATTTAAGTATTATGCAAGGATATAAAATGGTGCTGATTCCGAAGTTTGATATGAAAATGGTTTTTGAAGCAATAAAAAAACATAAAGTCACACTATTTCCAGGGGCACCAACCATTTATATTGCTCTATTAAATAGTCCCCTCTTAAAAGAATATGATATTTCTTCTATCGAGGCTTGTATTAGTGGATCTGCCCCGCTTCCTGTAGAAGTACAGGAAGAGTTTGAGAGAGTTACAGGTGGAAAATTGGTAGAAGGTTATGGATTAACGGAGTCGTCGCCAGTTACACATGGGAATTTTTTGTGGGAAAAACGCGTGCCAGGAAGTATTGGTGTGCCGTGGCCAGATACAGAGGCAAACATTATGTCACTTGAAACTGGAGAGGCTTTACCTCCGGGTGAAATTGGTGAGATTGTTGTAAAGGGTCCTCAAATTATGAAAGGGTATTGGAATAAGCCAGAAGAAACAGCAGCTGTATTACAAGACGGATGGCTCCATACAGGGGATGTTGGTTACATGGATGAAGATGGATTTTTCTATGTGAAAGATCGTAAGAAAGATATGATTGTTGCGAGTGGATTTAATGTGTATCCTCGTGAAGTAGAAGAAGTATTATATGAGCATGAAAAAGTGCAAGAAGTAGTGACGATTGGAATTCCCGATCCGTACCGAGGAGAAACAGTTAAAGCATTTGTTGTGTTAAAAGAAGGTATGGAGTGTTCTGAGGAAGAATTAAACCAGTTTGCGCGTAAATATTTAGCGGCTTATAAAGTGCCGAAAGTATATGAGTTTAGAGATGAACTGCCAAAAACGACAGTCGGAAAAATTTTACGCCGTGTCCTAATAGATGAAGAGAAAAGAAAGAATGAGGATGAGCAAACGGGCTAA